The DNA segment CCCTGACCATACAGACCGACAAGAAGCAGTCTCTGCTTCTGGAGTTTGAGCTCCTTCCCCTCTCCCAGTATGTTGACGAGCTCTTCGTAGATGATTCTGGCAACGTGTTCTTTGGCGCTCATTCCTGCGGGCGGCTTCTCTTTCAGGGACCTCTCCTCGAGTGTCTTCGAGAGTTCGAGGGTCAGTTGGACGTTGACGTCGGCTCTTAGCAGGGCCCGCTGGATATCCCTGATGACCTCTCTTATGACGTCCTTGTCCAGATGGGAGGCCGAGAGCACCTTCTTCATCGCGTTCCTGAGCGAGGCGCCGAATTTCTCAAAGCTCATCGTCGTCAAATATGGCGTTGCCTATATTAAGATTCCACCGCCCATTCCCTGGATGGCTGGCCACATTCCCGGGAAGCCCGGTTCCCTACTTCGGCTCATTCTCTGAGACAGGATGTACGTGTGTCTCTGTTATGTCCAACGACAGGACCACATGGCACTCTCTGGACGACAAAAAATAGAAAAGGGAGGGCTAGCCTTGTCAGAAGGGATGGGATGCACTCTAACGAACTAGCCCAAAACTCCCCATGCGATATATTCTCTCACCTATATTTAAAGCTTTCTCGAAAAACAAGGACTGAGCTCTAGAGGTAGCCAGACTTCTGCAGCGTCATCAGGTCCTCCGTGCTGAGCTTCTCACCTTTCTTGAATCTGTCATATATATCATCAGCTTCCCTCTTGGCGACCGTCTCGTACTTGTCGACTCTCGCCCTTCTCTGCTTGCGTCGTATCCCGCTGACCATCTTGTCGAAGTCATGCACCTCTCTGATCATGACTATGTGATTCTTGTGCTCCTCGTCGGCCATCATCTTTGTTCTGATGAACTGCTCCTGGGCGTCGTCGGCCTGCTTTCTGACCCCATCGCTCTTCTCGTAGTATGCCATCATCTCGTCATGCTCTTCCTGTGCCGCATCTGCCAGCTTGCCGACGTTCTCGTGGCACTTCTCGGCTTCCGACTTGATGTTCTCGAGCTCCCGTATGGCTTCTTGGATCTCCTCTACCTTCTCCAGCTCCTTCTCCCTCTCGTCGATCTTCTCCTTGACGCTTGAGAGGGCCTCCACGAGCTGCCTTTCCTTGTCGATTTTCATGACCGAGGTCATCTGCCTGAACTCCAGGTCCCTCAGGTCCTTCTTCATTCGGTTCAGGGGCACCTCTCCCCTCGGTGTGTGCCTCCTCTTCAATCTGTTGATTCTATCGATGTTCTCGTTGACGGCGCGGTTGAGCCTGTCTCTCTCCTCCTTTGCCCCCTTGACATCAAGGTTGAGCTTGTCCCTTTTGTCTCTGTGGACCGCAGCCTCGTCGATTAGCTCTCTGACCTTGGCATTTAGCTCGTCTCTTCTGCCGACCCACTGCTTCGTCTTATCGTTGAGTTCATCGCGCCTTCTCTTGTGCTTCTCCGCCTCGATGTTCCTCTCGTTCCTCTTCTCCCGCAGTTCGCTCATCAACTCGGTCATCTGCACACAGCCAACTGGGCTTAAGATGGAACAAACCGCTTATAACCCTTTCTCAGTTTCCCGCCGGGATTCATATGCTGCGTCTGGTTCCACGCTAGAAAACGGACACCTCTCCGTTCACGATAAGGTCGGTGATCTTGGAGATGTTCGCGAGCCACTCATCGACGACAGCTTCAGCTTCCGATTGGACTCCGCTCAGCTGAGCGCCATTGGCCATCACGAGCTGGATGCTCGCCGCCTGGGGATCGTCTATAGGTTTCCCGATCTGGGAAACGATTCTCACATAGGCCTCGAGGATATCGCCTCCTCCAGCCTTGACGATGTCGTTGGCGATCTTCAGGGTCAGGATGTTGTAGAGCTTTCCGACGTGGGTCACGGGGTTCTTGCCCGCCGTCGCCTCCATGCTCATCGGTCTGAAAGGCGTGATTAGCCCGTTCGCCCTGTTCCCTCTGCCGACGGACCCGTCGTCGCCATTCTCGAACGAGAGCCCCGTTACCGTGAGATAGAATATGCCATCGTCGTAGTTGTCGCCGGTGTTGATGTCCACGCTCACATTCCTATTCGTCAGCTTCAGAGCGTTCTCGAGAAGCCTGTCCTTCAGCTCCTCGACGACGCTGATATAATGCGACTGGTCCGGGACGAGACGGTCCACCATCGCTGCCGCCACGGTCACGTTGATGTCGTCGCCGACTCTCGTTGCCATTACTTTGACGTCCTCGCCGGCTTCAGGGATCTCCTTCTTCAGCGGGCCGTTGATAAGCCGTTCCGTCTCGTACGTGATCGTCTCCGTCTCGCTGAAGGGCGCATAGCCCACCCCGAACGACGTATCGTTGGCGAGCAGCCTCTGGGTCTCATAGAGGCCTCTGAGGTCCACGGATCCCTGGCCGATTCTGCAGTCGAGCATGACATCCATATCGACGTCGAGATGCGGGCAGAAGGACTCCAGGTAGTCTCGGGCCGCCCTGATCGCCCTCGACCTGTACGGGAGCCTCTCTCCATCCACTTGCGTCGTTGCCCTTCCCACCAGAAGGATGTACACGGGTTCGAGGACCGTTCCACCGCCGAACTTGGGCGCCGATTGACCGCCCACGATCTGCGTCTCGTCGGTATTGTGATGAAGGATCTTGTTGTACCGTTCCATGTACAGCTTGCACAGCGTCCTGCTCACTGATTCCGCAAGCCCGTCAGCAATGCTGTCTGGGTGCCCGATCCCCTTCCTTTCCACGATCTCGATCTTCGTCTCTTCCATCGGCATCCGACTAGCCTGCTCAACCCAGATGTTGCGATCCATGCGATTCCTCCCCGTGGAGTGAAGTGAAAGTTCAGCCTTCGATTTATCCCTTTCGGTTCTCCAAATGTGATGGACGTGTCAGTCCTTGTACCGCACGAGGTGCTCGTCGAAATCGTTCGGGACATGTGCGTTCTCGAAGACGTCTCTGGCGTCCTTCTCCAATGTGGACACGTCATCGTACCTGGGGCTGATGTGTGTCAGGAACAGCATCCGGGCACCGCAGTCCCTCGCGATCTGAGCTGCCTGGCGGGAGGAAGAGTGTCCGAACTCGTTCGCCTTTTCCTCAAGGCTGGCATCGGTCGTGGCGTCGTGGATGAGAACATCGGAGCCCGTTGCGGCGTCAGCGAAGCTGCTCGAGGGCAGCGTGTCCCCGGAGTATGCGATCTTCCTTCCCGCGCGTCTTTCTCCGAGAACCATTTCCGGTGCGACCGTCATGCCGTCGTGCTCAACGGTCTCTCCTCTCTGAAGTCTGCCGAACAGTGGACCTTCTGGCAGACCAAGCTCGATCGCCCTCTCACGGTTGAACTTGCCAGGCCTGTCCTTCTCCTGCAGCACGAATCCAATTGATGGGACGTTATGCGTCATCTTGACGCTTCTGACCGTGTACTCAGGGAAATCCACCTCGGACCCATCCTCCATCTCCTCCACAAAGACATCGAAGCCAGGACTGAAGTACCCGATTCTCAGGAGCACCTCCATGAGGTCCCTTATCCCCCTAGGCCCCCATATCCGCAGTGGCTCTTTCCTGTCGTTGAGCGTCATGCTCTGTACGAGTCCCGGAAGCCCGAGGAAATGGTCCCCGTGGAAGTGCGTGATGAATATCTTCTGAACCTGCATGAACGAGAGGCTGGACATCATGAACTGCCTCTGTGTCCCCTCACCGCAGTCGAAGAGGATGATCTCCCTTCCTCTCTTGACAGCTATGGCTGCAACGTTCCTCTTTGGCGAGGGCCAACTTCCGCCGGTTCCAAGGAATACGATCTGCACGACTGGAACGAAAGAGGCATGCTCTTCATTAAAGTTTCGAAGGGCGATCGGAGCCGAGATGGAACCCACGGAAACATAAATAGTCGGAAAGGTATCTCAATGCAGGGTGGTTCCTTGATCGCAGCGGATGGAGAGTCCCTCACGATAACGGATGTCGTTCAGGTTTCCAGGAACTACGAGAAGGTCAGTCTGTCTCGTGATGCCGCGAAGGGGATGGAGATGTCCAGGAAGGCGGTGCTCGAGATCCTCGGCTCCGGCGGACTGGCCTACGGGATAAACACGGGCTTCGGCGACCTGGCAAGCGTTGTCATACCGGAGAATGAACTCCTCGATCTCCAGAGGAACCTCGTGAGAAGTCACCGTGCGGGGATCGGAGAAAGCCTCGGCGAGGAGCACGTCAGGGCAAGCATGCTCCTTCGGGCCAACAGTCTGGCAAAAGGGCACTCTGGCGTCCGTGTTCTCGTTGTAGAGACGCTCTTGGAGATGCTAAACAAAGGTGTCCATCCAGTCGTTCCAGAGATCGGGTCCGTCGGTGCCAGCGGCGACTTGGCGCCCTTGGCTCACATAGCGGCCGTCATGATGGGAGAGGGCCGGTGCTCCTTAGATGGGAGGCTGATGGATGGGGGCGCAGGGATGAAGCAAGCTGGGATCGAGCCGCTTCGCCTCGAACCGAAGGAGGGCGTCGCGCTGATCAACGGCACGTCAGTGATGACGGGCATGGCATGTCTAATCGTTCACGATTCTCTGAACCTCGTCAAAGCCGCGCAGATAGCCGCCTCGATGAGCTTCGAGGCCCTCAAGTCCTCCCCTCAGCCTTTCGACGGTAGGCTGGGCAAGGTCCGCCCGCACAAGGGTCAGGTGACCTGTGCGAGAAACATGCTGAGACTCCTCAAGGGGAGCGAGATCATCCCGTCACACGAGGATTGCCCTAAGGTCCAGGACGCCTACACGATTCGTTGCATCCCACAGGTCATTGGGCCGGTCATGGATGCAACCGATTATGCGAGGGGGATCGTCGAGACGGAGACGAACTCCGCTACTGACAACCCATTGGTCTTCCCGGAAACGGGCGAGAGCATCTCCGGTGGCAACTTCCACGGGCAGCCGATCGCCATGGCGATGGACCATCTCTCGCTTGCCATGTGCGTTCTCGGGTCCTTCTCGGAACGAAGGATCGCCAGGCTGGTCGACTCCCATCTGAGCGGTCTCCCGCCTTTCCTCACGGAGAAGAGCGGCACGCACTCGGGCTACATGATGGCACATTGCACCGCGGCCGCTTTGGCGTCGGAGAACAAGACGCTTGCCCACCCTGCGTCGGCGGATTCGATCCCAACATCGGCGGGCCAGGAGGATTTCGTGAGCATGGGAATGTGGGCTGCTCGAAAGGCGGCCTTGGCGGTCGGCAATGCGAGGAACATCGTCGCCATCGAGCTCCTATGCGCTGCTCAGGGCCTCGAGTTCCTCAAGCCCCTCAAACCCGGAAAGGGCGCGCTCGCCGCGTACAACCTAATCAGGCGAGACGTCGACCGGCTGGACGATGATAGGCCGCTGACTGCGGACGTTGAGCGCCTGGCGGCTTTCGTGGAAGAGGGGACAATCAACACGGAAGTCGAAAAACAGGCGGGAAAGCTGGCTAGGTGAAGGACGTCCCGCATTCGGGACATTCCTCGACTCTTCCCGCGCACGTGTCGTGGAATTCGCCCCCGCAAGGACAGACGATCATCGGGAAGCCCTTCTTTATCTTCCCACGGCAGAGATTGCACTTCGTGTCCTTCTCGGCAACCATCTTGATGATATCCTTCTTCTCCTTCCCGGGAGTTCCGGCCACATCGATCTGGGCGATGCTCTCCTCGACGTACTCAGCATCGTCGAAAACCCTGTGAGAGATGACCTTGATCGCCAGAGGCACGGTCCCTGGTGCCGTCATCCTGAGCCTGAACTTGAGACTCTCCGAGCCGCCCGCCCTGATGCTTTCGACGGGCTCAAGCCCCTCAGTCTCAGCGTCTCCGAGCATCTGGACGGAGACATTGCTGGCGAGCGTCTTTCCGCTGTTCTCGAGGGTAAGAGTCGCATCCATCCATTCATCCAGATCTGCCTTCTCGACGTCTATCTCAGCGGTCACCGAAGGGGCGAAACCGTCTATTGCCCCGTTTGCCAGGTCAAGTGCCTGCTGGGCATGCTCTTTCGCATCCTCGATGTTCACATTCTTCGCGTCCAAGGCCTGAAGGAGGAGCTTCTCCGCCTCTTTGATGTCGATCCCGAACCTCTTCGCTGAACCGATGATGCTGTCCGCCTTGTACGTGAGGTCGATGAACTCCCTCTCGAGTTTTCGGCTGGACTCGACCTTCTTGACAGCTTCCTCGGCCATGTCGAGAGCGTCCTGGTATCTCCCCTGCTCGAGGGTCTCCTTCGCGGATGCAATCATCTCCTCGTTCTCGGCAACATCCGCGCCCATCTTCTTGGCGTACCGCACAGCGCTCTCGGAATTCGCAATCACCTGGTTGGCGACCTCGGACAGAATGCCCTCGACCTCCTGTCTGGCGGATTCGATGAGGTTCTTGGCGGTCTCGAAGTCCCTGGTCTTGATCAGGGCCTTGCCTTCTCCCAATTTGTGTCTCGACAGACTGCTCTCCAGGCCAAGCTCTTCGGCAAGGTCGACGTTCTCTGACGTCTGGGTCGCGATCTGGAGCAGATGGGATTCGCCGATGCCCGTTGCCCACTCATGGCACTGACTGGCGGCCTCCTTGGCCGCCTTCATGTTGCCTGAATCGAGCGCGGACTTGGCCTCGGCCAGCATCTTCTCGATTCCGGAGGAGTCCGCCCCTATTGAAACGATGGTGTTGTGCATCTTCTCCGCCAGTCCAAAGGACTTCTTCGCATCCTCATAG comes from the Candidatus Thermoplasmatota archaeon genome and includes:
- a CDS encoding phosphoserine phosphatase; its protein translation is MTELMSELREKRNERNIEAEKHKRRRDELNDKTKQWVGRRDELNAKVRELIDEAAVHRDKRDKLNLDVKGAKEERDRLNRAVNENIDRINRLKRRHTPRGEVPLNRMKKDLRDLEFRQMTSVMKIDKERQLVEALSSVKEKIDEREKELEKVEEIQEAIRELENIKSEAEKCHENVGKLADAAQEEHDEMMAYYEKSDGVRKQADDAQEQFIRTKMMADEEHKNHIVMIREVHDFDKMVSGIRRKQRRARVDKYETVAKREADDIYDRFKKGEKLSTEDLMTLQKSGYL
- a CDS encoding methionine adenosyltransferase, whose product is MDRNIWVEQASRMPMEETKIEIVERKGIGHPDSIADGLAESVSRTLCKLYMERYNKILHHNTDETQIVGGQSAPKFGGGTVLEPVYILLVGRATTQVDGERLPYRSRAIRAARDYLESFCPHLDVDMDVMLDCRIGQGSVDLRGLYETQRLLANDTSFGVGYAPFSETETITYETERLINGPLKKEIPEAGEDVKVMATRVGDDINVTVAAAMVDRLVPDQSHYISVVEELKDRLLENALKLTNRNVSVDINTGDNYDDGIFYLTVTGLSFENGDDGSVGRGNRANGLITPFRPMSMEATAGKNPVTHVGKLYNILTLKIANDIVKAGGGDILEAYVRIVSQIGKPIDDPQAASIQLVMANGAQLSGVQSEAEAVVDEWLANISKITDLIVNGEVSVF
- the rnz gene encoding ribonuclease Z, which produces MQIVFLGTGGSWPSPKRNVAAIAVKRGREIILFDCGEGTQRQFMMSSLSFMQVQKIFITHFHGDHFLGLPGLVQSMTLNDRKEPLRIWGPRGIRDLMEVLLRIGYFSPGFDVFVEEMEDGSEVDFPEYTVRSVKMTHNVPSIGFVLQEKDRPGKFNRERAIELGLPEGPLFGRLQRGETVEHDGMTVAPEMVLGERRAGRKIAYSGDTLPSSSFADAATGSDVLIHDATTDASLEEKANEFGHSSSRQAAQIARDCGARMLFLTHISPRYDDVSTLEKDARDVFENAHVPNDFDEHLVRYKD
- the hutH gene encoding histidine ammonia-lyase, with translation MIAADGESLTITDVVQVSRNYEKVSLSRDAAKGMEMSRKAVLEILGSGGLAYGINTGFGDLASVVIPENELLDLQRNLVRSHRAGIGESLGEEHVRASMLLRANSLAKGHSGVRVLVVETLLEMLNKGVHPVVPEIGSVGASGDLAPLAHIAAVMMGEGRCSLDGRLMDGGAGMKQAGIEPLRLEPKEGVALINGTSVMTGMACLIVHDSLNLVKAAQIAASMSFEALKSSPQPFDGRLGKVRPHKGQVTCARNMLRLLKGSEIIPSHEDCPKVQDAYTIRCIPQVIGPVMDATDYARGIVETETNSATDNPLVFPETGESISGGNFHGQPIAMAMDHLSLAMCVLGSFSERRIARLVDSHLSGLPPFLTEKSGTHSGYMMAHCTAAALASENKTLAHPASADSIPTSAGQEDFVSMGMWAARKAALAVGNARNIVAIELLCAAQGLEFLKPLKPGKGALAAYNLIRRDVDRLDDDRPLTADVERLAAFVEEGTINTEVEKQAGKLAR